Proteins from one Desulfovibrio sp. genomic window:
- the nuoB gene encoding NADH-quinone oxidoreductase subunit NuoB, translated as MGTQDLQPSVVQFAQLDKLLALCRANSLWPMTFGLACCAIEMMATGASRFDLARFGAEVFRPSPRQSDVMIVSGTINKKMAPAVETLYDQMPEPKWVIAMGNCAISGGPFVFEGQYGIVEGAHKLFPVDVIIPGCPPRPEALIEGILTLEEKLTGSRRWPRVEAG; from the coding sequence GTGGGAACGCAAGATTTACAACCATCAGTAGTCCAATTTGCCCAGCTCGACAAACTGCTGGCTCTTTGCCGGGCGAACTCCCTATGGCCCATGACTTTCGGCCTGGCGTGCTGCGCCATTGAGATGATGGCCACAGGCGCGTCGCGGTTCGATCTTGCCAGATTCGGCGCCGAAGTGTTCAGGCCCTCTCCACGCCAGAGCGATGTGATGATCGTCAGCGGAACCATCAACAAGAAAATGGCTCCCGCCGTCGAGACTCTCTACGACCAGATGCCTGAACCGAAATGGGTTATAGCGATGGGCAACTGCGCCATCTCCGGGGGGCCTTTCGTCTTTGAAGGCCAATACGGAATAGTCGAGGGAGCACATAAACTCTTTCCTGTAGATGTAATAATTCCAGGCTGCCCGCCCAGGCCGGAAGCACTTATAGAAGGAATACTGACCCTTGAGGAAAAACTGACCGGCTCCCGCAGGTGGCCTAGAGTGGAGGCAGGTTGA